One Pedomonas mirosovicensis genomic region harbors:
- a CDS encoding FadR/GntR family transcriptional regulator produces MGITRNSDGGLDVRARRRQLRLHGMVARDLGILIVSGRYKPGDILDNEIEASDRLNVSRTAYREAVRILAAKGLVESRPKTGTRVSPREKWHMLDPDVLSWIFKHEPDEHLLRSLFELRKVVEPEAAAFAARRRTEAQVEAMHQALEGMAEHSLATEEGRAADQQFHAALLDATGNPFLVTLTSSVSAAITWTTIFKQRNRPLPRDPVPDHRKVLDAIAAGDPQAAHEAMVHLIDMAFLDTIGTPQTKARARKRQAAG; encoded by the coding sequence ATGGGGATTACACGCAACTCAGATGGGGGTCTTGATGTGCGTGCGCGGCGCAGGCAGCTGCGCCTGCACGGCATGGTGGCACGGGATCTCGGTATCCTGATCGTCTCGGGCCGGTACAAGCCGGGCGATATTCTCGACAATGAAATCGAAGCAAGCGATCGCCTGAACGTCTCCCGCACCGCCTACCGCGAGGCCGTGCGTATTCTGGCCGCCAAGGGACTGGTGGAGAGCCGCCCCAAGACCGGCACGCGCGTCAGCCCGCGCGAGAAATGGCACATGCTCGACCCCGACGTGCTGTCGTGGATTTTCAAGCATGAGCCGGACGAACATCTGCTGCGTAGCCTGTTCGAACTCCGCAAGGTGGTAGAACCGGAAGCGGCGGCCTTCGCCGCCCGGCGCCGCACCGAGGCCCAGGTGGAGGCCATGCACCAGGCGCTCGAGGGCATGGCGGAGCATAGCCTGGCGACCGAAGAAGGCCGCGCCGCCGACCAGCAATTTCACGCCGCGCTGCTGGATGCCACAGGCAACCCCTTTCTGGTGACGCTGACCAGCAGCGTGAGCGCCGCTATCACCTGGACGACGATCTTCAAGCAGCGCAACCGGCCGCTGCCGCGCGACCCGGTGCCGGATCACCGCAAGGTACTGGATGCCATCGCCGCCGGCGACCCGCAGGCCGCCCATGAAGCCATGGTGCATCTGATCGACATGGCGTTCCTCGACACCATCGGCACGCCCCAGACCAAGGCGCGCGCCAGGAAACGCCAGGCGGCAGGCTAG